The following proteins are encoded in a genomic region of bacterium:
- the uvrA gene encoding excinuclease ABC subunit UvrA produces MSSAKQQNLANTLILRGVRENNLKELNLEIPHNTFVAITGVSGSGKSTLAFDTIYAEGARRYIETFSPYTRQFLDRLHQPDLDSMSGVRPALALEQRNRINNSRSTVGSVTEINDYLKVVFAEFSTAYCESCQREVKIHTPASAAGHVIDQLEKEKTVLLAIGFNIDLKSFSNIEAIKNALQLQGYSRFFYVTQKEILSIDQIDNSNFRLESKKITVIASRYPQPKAQDLTLIRNSIAEAYKLGHNQAQLFYAQEKASWHIENISQIARCESCEQIFQNAKPSLFSFNSPLGACPECKGFGHVLVIDPKRCVPNTTLSIAEGAFACWSSPATRREFSALKKFCAEQKISITTPWHELTTAQRELIFNATRKAHGFRGIYAWFKMLERKKYKMHVRVFLSRYRTQELCPSCNGSRLTSTAAAYRLAGMPIGALWKLSIQELQQWITRLVLPLTISDTVRSAHAEVSSRLSYLLDVGLHYLTLDRQSRTLSGGEMQRVNLTALLGSRLTNSTLVLDEPSIGLHATDSAKLIEVIKNLRKRNNTVFVVEHDTEIIKAADHVIDLGPKSGLHGGEVVFQGSPEDLACEKKSLTGQYLDSTVILADAALSQAQSEQLKIKGASAHNLKNISLSIPLQQLIAVAGVSGSGKSTLLYDCLYEPVRSLRAGEILEISKTTTGNKVSQISGYEIFSEIVLVDQSPVGNTPRSNAATYTKAWDIIRECFAASQDAIKHGLNKSAFSFNVDGGRCPICKGAGQLKIEMQFLADVFVECERCQGKRFREIVLGIKLGGKSIEDILRLPLAEVPEFFKSAVEIESAQAISKLINPLLELGLGYLTVGQPLNSLSGGEAQRVKLASYLAQTQADPILFILDEPTTGLHPHDVKNLIQALRTLVNYGHSVICIEHNLQLIGASDYLIELGPGGGASGGELLVADNLHKLLRSTVNTKTLEILRRGTQQSKLQAKKLSEKISTKALAKQITQTATELTVTGAQHHNLKNISVKIPTNKLNVITGPSGSGKSSLAFDIIFSEGQRRYIDCLSPYARQFLTQLTRPEVDFIDNIPPTIAISQKTAPPLGITTIATTTELYQYLRLLFAKVGTQHCPTHLQPIVTTSAQAIAEELVRNNCNERIFLFAPVVLGRKGHYAELFARSLRADITAAKIDGKVQSISEGLRLDRHKVHWVSLLLAQLKVNDCDLELLTQAIEQCLALGNGSIEIACGDKHASTSTRSLDRSCPVCKKGFLPPDPLLFSFRSRRGMCLTCEGRGKIEKRRSEVVCPDCAGQRLNAEALAVKIDQKNIHQFVSLSAPELYQQIKNLKFDARLKTITDPIIFELLSRLKLISDIGLDYLALDRESSTLSGGEAQRLRLARALGSPLSGVCYVLDEPTIGLHLEDHVKLLETLRKLRDQGNTLLIVEHDEETIRNADYIIDMGPGGGAEGGEIIATGSFKQILSSQTSPTATAIRKRMNTGSELSSRPSKQKNSQVKHPLTLDISGATANNLKNIDLSIPLNCFTVVCGVSGAGKSSLVHESLVKYYHKQGKGFDTLTIAGLDKIDALVEIDQSPPGKSSSSVPASYLGIFDQIRSVFALTPDAQAQGLKASAFSFNNKVGQCPQCKGRGSLKVPMSFLPDAITLCEACNGRRYNPAICDIRFKGFSIADVLSKTCREAIEIFENFPKIHTTLKYVEKLGLGYLTLGQPTATLSGGEAQRLKIVRELSTRSTNHTLYILDEPTTGLHMQDVERLNRVLKDLVEKGNSVLVIEHDLDLIRAADHIIELGPGPGDAGGRVIFEGTLAKLLTHKIKTPTQKALLPSPRATKSGLGNQHAAQSDAIAQ; encoded by the coding sequence ATGTCATCAGCAAAACAACAAAACTTAGCTAACACTTTAATTCTACGTGGTGTCCGTGAAAACAATCTTAAAGAATTAAACCTCGAGATTCCACATAATACTTTTGTAGCGATTACAGGTGTTTCCGGATCAGGCAAGTCAACTCTGGCCTTCGACACTATTTATGCTGAAGGCGCTAGGCGCTACATTGAAACCTTCAGTCCCTATACAAGGCAGTTCTTAGACCGGCTCCATCAACCCGATCTCGACTCAATGAGTGGGGTGAGGCCAGCATTAGCACTTGAACAACGCAATCGCATCAATAATTCGCGCTCGACTGTGGGTTCAGTAACAGAAATCAATGATTATTTAAAAGTTGTTTTTGCTGAATTCAGCACAGCTTACTGCGAAAGCTGTCAACGGGAAGTTAAAATTCACACTCCAGCAAGTGCTGCAGGGCATGTGATTGATCAACTAGAAAAAGAAAAGACAGTGTTACTTGCAATCGGATTTAATATTGACCTCAAGTCATTTAGTAACATTGAAGCAATCAAAAATGCCCTCCAATTACAAGGCTACAGTCGTTTCTTTTATGTGACACAAAAGGAAATTTTATCAATTGATCAAATTGACAACAGTAACTTTAGGCTCGAGTCGAAAAAAATCACAGTTATTGCCTCACGCTATCCACAGCCTAAAGCCCAAGACCTAACCCTGATTCGTAACAGCATCGCCGAAGCCTATAAACTAGGTCACAACCAAGCTCAGCTTTTTTATGCTCAAGAAAAAGCTAGCTGGCACATTGAAAATATTTCTCAAATCGCTCGCTGCGAAAGTTGTGAACAAATTTTTCAAAACGCCAAACCTTCACTTTTTTCCTTTAATAGTCCACTCGGGGCGTGCCCAGAGTGTAAAGGTTTTGGGCACGTCTTAGTGATTGATCCTAAACGCTGCGTGCCGAATACGACCCTAAGTATTGCAGAGGGAGCGTTTGCCTGTTGGTCTAGTCCCGCAACGCGCCGGGAATTTAGTGCGCTGAAAAAATTCTGCGCTGAACAAAAAATCTCAATCACTACTCCCTGGCATGAACTAACTACTGCCCAGCGAGAGCTAATTTTTAATGCTACTCGCAAAGCACACGGCTTCAGAGGGATTTATGCCTGGTTTAAAATGCTCGAGCGCAAAAAATATAAAATGCATGTGCGCGTTTTCCTTTCACGCTACCGCACTCAGGAACTCTGTCCCAGCTGTAATGGTTCGAGGTTAACTAGCACCGCGGCGGCCTATCGCCTAGCTGGCATGCCAATTGGCGCGCTCTGGAAGCTCTCGATTCAGGAACTGCAACAATGGATTACTCGATTAGTTTTACCTTTGACAATTAGCGATACGGTAAGATCTGCTCACGCTGAAGTATCTAGCCGACTTAGCTACTTGCTAGATGTAGGACTGCACTATCTGACACTCGACCGTCAATCGCGCACGCTTTCTGGTGGTGAAATGCAGCGTGTGAATCTGACTGCCTTGCTCGGATCCAGATTAACAAATTCAACACTTGTCCTAGATGAACCCTCAATCGGTCTACACGCAACTGACTCAGCAAAATTAATTGAAGTCATTAAGAATCTGCGCAAGCGCAATAATACAGTTTTCGTAGTCGAACACGACACAGAAATTATCAAAGCAGCTGACCACGTAATAGACCTTGGTCCTAAGTCAGGTCTGCATGGTGGTGAGGTTGTCTTCCAAGGTTCCCCAGAGGACTTAGCTTGTGAAAAAAAATCTCTCACTGGGCAATATCTAGACTCCACAGTAATTTTAGCTGACGCAGCTTTATCCCAAGCGCAGTCTGAGCAGCTTAAAATTAAAGGTGCCAGTGCGCATAATCTTAAAAATATTAGTCTTAGTATCCCACTGCAGCAGTTAATCGCAGTTGCTGGAGTCAGTGGCTCTGGAAAATCAACTTTACTTTATGATTGTTTATATGAACCTGTACGCAGCCTGAGGGCTGGTGAAATTTTAGAAATCTCTAAAACCACAACTGGCAATAAAGTCTCACAAATCAGTGGCTATGAAATTTTTTCAGAAATTGTTTTGGTCGACCAATCGCCGGTTGGAAATACACCGCGGTCAAATGCCGCAACTTATACCAAGGCTTGGGATATTATTCGCGAGTGCTTTGCAGCTAGTCAGGATGCAATCAAGCATGGGCTAAACAAATCTGCTTTTTCATTTAATGTCGATGGTGGACGTTGCCCAATTTGCAAAGGTGCAGGGCAGTTGAAAATTGAAATGCAATTCCTGGCTGACGTTTTTGTCGAGTGCGAGCGCTGCCAAGGTAAGCGTTTCCGCGAGATTGTGCTGGGGATTAAGCTTGGCGGAAAATCAATCGAAGATATTTTACGCCTGCCCCTTGCCGAAGTTCCTGAATTTTTTAAGTCGGCTGTCGAGATCGAATCAGCCCAAGCAATCAGTAAGTTAATTAACCCCTTGCTTGAACTTGGCCTAGGCTATCTAACCGTTGGACAACCACTCAATAGTTTATCTGGCGGCGAAGCACAGCGAGTAAAATTAGCTTCATACCTTGCGCAAACACAAGCTGACCCGATTTTATTTATCCTCGATGAACCGACAACTGGCCTACATCCGCATGACGTAAAAAATTTAATTCAGGCGCTACGCACACTTGTTAATTACGGACATAGCGTGATCTGCATTGAACATAATTTGCAACTAATCGGGGCAAGTGATTATTTAATCGAGCTTGGGCCTGGCGGTGGAGCCAGTGGCGGAGAATTACTTGTAGCCGATAACTTACACAAACTCTTAAGATCAACTGTTAATACAAAAACACTAGAGATTTTGCGGCGTGGGACGCAGCAGAGCAAATTACAGGCAAAAAAGCTCAGTGAAAAAATCAGCACTAAAGCGCTTGCTAAACAGATTACGCAAACTGCAACAGAGCTTACTGTCACTGGCGCGCAGCATCATAATCTTAAAAATATTTCCGTAAAAATTCCAACTAACAAGTTAAATGTCATTACCGGGCCTTCTGGCTCGGGGAAATCTAGCCTGGCATTTGATATAATTTTTTCTGAGGGACAGCGTCGCTATATCGATTGTCTTTCTCCTTATGCGCGTCAATTTTTAACGCAATTAACCCGGCCTGAAGTTGATTTCATCGATAATATCCCTCCAACAATTGCAATCTCTCAAAAAACAGCCCCACCACTGGGCATCACAACAATTGCCACGACAACTGAACTCTACCAATACTTACGTCTACTTTTTGCAAAAGTAGGCACGCAGCATTGTCCGACTCATTTGCAACCAATCGTCACTACCTCAGCTCAAGCAATTGCCGAGGAGCTCGTGAGGAACAATTGTAACGAAAGAATATTCTTATTTGCGCCAGTTGTTCTAGGCAGAAAAGGTCACTACGCAGAGCTTTTTGCGCGGTCCTTACGAGCTGACATCACTGCTGCAAAAATTGACGGCAAAGTCCAAAGCATTAGTGAAGGCCTGCGGCTTGACCGACACAAAGTTCACTGGGTTTCGCTACTACTTGCACAACTCAAAGTAAATGATTGTGATCTTGAACTTTTAACTCAAGCGATTGAGCAATGTTTAGCCTTAGGTAACGGTTCAATTGAAATTGCCTGTGGAGATAAGCATGCATCAACCAGCACACGCTCACTCGACCGCTCTTGCCCGGTCTGTAAAAAGGGGTTTCTACCTCCAGACCCCTTATTGTTCTCGTTTCGCAGCCGACGTGGAATGTGCCTGACCTGTGAAGGGCGCGGAAAGATTGAGAAACGACGTAGCGAAGTAGTCTGCCCGGATTGTGCTGGGCAGCGACTGAATGCTGAGGCACTAGCAGTTAAAATTGATCAAAAAAATATTCATCAATTTGTCTCGCTCAGCGCGCCAGAATTATATCAGCAGATAAAAAATTTAAAATTTGATGCACGATTAAAAACTATCACTGACCCAATTATCTTCGAATTACTGAGTCGCCTGAAACTTATTTCCGATATCGGACTTGACTATCTTGCACTCGACCGCGAATCTTCGACTCTCTCTGGAGGCGAGGCCCAGCGCTTAAGACTTGCTCGCGCTTTGGGTTCGCCATTAAGCGGAGTTTGCTATGTACTTGATGAGCCTACGATTGGCTTACATCTTGAAGATCACGTAAAACTCCTAGAGACCTTAAGAAAACTGCGTGACCAAGGTAATACTCTTTTAATTGTCGAACATGACGAAGAGACTATCCGTAATGCTGATTACATTATCGATATGGGGCCAGGTGGCGGCGCCGAAGGTGGGGAAATTATCGCTACTGGTAGCTTTAAACAAATTTTAAGTAGTCAAACCTCTCCCACTGCAACTGCAATTCGTAAGCGCATGAATACTGGAAGTGAGTTGTCATCACGCCCGAGTAAGCAAAAGAACTCTCAAGTAAAACATCCGCTAACTCTAGACATTAGCGGCGCAACAGCAAATAATCTAAAGAATATTGACCTCAGTATTCCGCTTAATTGTTTTACCGTAGTTTGCGGAGTTTCCGGCGCCGGCAAAAGCTCCCTCGTCCACGAAAGCCTTGTTAAGTATTACCACAAGCAAGGCAAGGGTTTTGATACACTGACAATTGCCGGGCTTGATAAGATTGATGCGCTCGTTGAAATCGATCAAAGCCCTCCAGGGAAAAGTTCAAGTTCAGTGCCTGCTTCATACTTAGGAATTTTCGATCAAATCCGTTCGGTCTTTGCCTTAACACCAGATGCTCAAGCGCAAGGTCTAAAAGCAAGCGCTTTTTCTTTTAATAATAAAGTCGGCCAGTGTCCGCAGTGTAAAGGTCGCGGCAGTTTAAAAGTCCCGATGAGTTTTCTTCCGGATGCCATTACACTTTGTGAAGCTTGCAATGGACGTCGTTATAACCCGGCAATCTGTGACATCCGATTTAAAGGCTTCTCGATTGCTGATGTGCTGTCAAAAACGTGTCGTGAAGCGATTGAAATTTTTGAAAATTTTCCAAAAATTCACACGACTTTAAAATACGTAGAAAAGCTTGGCCTTGGATATTTAACTCTCGGTCAACCAACTGCAACATTGTCAGGAGGGGAGGCACAGCGCCTAAAGATCGTTCGTGAACTTTCGACCAGAAGCACTAACCACACACTTTACATTCTCGATGAGCCAACAACAGGGCTCCACATGCAAGATGTGGAACGCTTAAATCGGGTCCTTAAGGATTTAGTAGAGAAAGGTAATTCAGTGTTAGTGATTGAGCATGACTTGGACTTGATTAGAGCGGCAGACCACATCATCGAACTTGGTCCAGGGCCGGGCGATGCAGGTGGAAGAGTTATTTTTGAAGGGACGCTCGCAAAACTTCTAACACATAAAATTAAGACTCCGACTCAGAAGGCACTATTGCCTTCACCGCGAGCAACTAAATCCGGCTTAGGTAACCAGCATGCAGCTCAGTCGGATGCTATCGCCCAATAG
- a CDS encoding VOC family protein: MKTLDTIHHIAINVADLKAALNWYTTSYACEVQYQDLQRAVLQFENVKLTLVLPSQEPAHLAFVREDASALGELQERREGWRSTFLSDPTGNIIEIVEK, encoded by the coding sequence ATGAAAACCCTGGATACAATTCATCATATCGCCATTAATGTTGCAGATTTAAAAGCTGCCCTTAACTGGTACACGACAAGCTATGCCTGTGAAGTTCAATATCAAGATTTGCAGCGTGCAGTATTGCAGTTTGAGAATGTTAAATTAACGCTAGTGCTACCTAGCCAAGAGCCTGCGCACCTGGCATTTGTGCGGGAAGATGCAAGTGCATTGGGCGAGCTACAAGAGCGTCGGGAAGGCTGGCGCTCTACTTTTTTATCTGACCCAACAGGCAACATCATTGAAATTGTTGAGAAGTAA
- a CDS encoding MGMT family protein, with translation MKNISTQTFAVSSPTGKFYIEITARGIKSVSAVKPKQTLSKLPNTKLGKQIDTAFKAFQQGNFSPVKKLPIDAQFTPFQKTVFSKLKMIPAGKVITYGELAKMVKKPQAARAVGNALNKNPLLLVIPCHRVVGSTGKMTGFACGVGIKEKLLKHEGLQIKNGKVVA, from the coding sequence ATGAAAAACATATCAACTCAAACATTCGCAGTCTCCTCACCCACTGGCAAGTTTTACATTGAAATAACTGCGCGCGGGATTAAATCAGTTTCCGCGGTGAAGCCCAAACAAACTCTTTCAAAACTCCCAAATACAAAATTAGGCAAACAAATTGACACTGCATTTAAGGCTTTCCAGCAGGGGAATTTTAGCCCAGTAAAAAAACTCCCGATCGATGCCCAATTTACTCCATTTCAAAAAACAGTATTTAGTAAACTTAAAATGATACCAGCTGGGAAAGTTATTACATACGGAGAACTGGCAAAAATGGTCAAAAAACCTCAAGCAGCTCGGGCAGTTGGAAATGCGTTAAACAAAAATCCATTACTATTAGTAATTCCTTGCCACCGTGTCGTGGGTAGCACTGGCAAAATGACTGGCTTTGCCTGCGGTGTAGGTATAAAAGAAAAATTATTAAAGCATGAAGGCCTGCAAATCAAGAACGGAAAGGTGGTTGCATGA
- a CDS encoding branched-chain amino acid transaminase, producing the protein MNSTKLIWLNGNFIPWEDAKVHILTHALHYGTSVFEGVRCYNTERGPAIFRLREHMTRLIYSANSIKLTIPYSTEELSQAACDLIRKNEVKEAYIRPIAYYGSGKMGLNPRGATRDVSMICWPWGAYLPHDQVDLKVSKYIRIDPRSSIADAKIAGNYINSILASQEVEGTKYHEALFLDFQGNIAEGPGENFFIIKKNTLYTPSLGTILPGITRDSVIQIAKHLGYSIVEKQLKLDEAFEAEEAFFTGTAAEVVPIRSIDDRAIGTGTVGPITKQIKDYYLKTVHGDTPEFHRFLTWV; encoded by the coding sequence ATGAATAGTACAAAGTTAATTTGGCTTAACGGTAATTTTATTCCCTGGGAGGACGCGAAAGTTCACATCTTAACTCACGCCCTGCATTACGGCACTTCCGTGTTTGAAGGTGTGCGTTGCTACAATACTGAGCGTGGTCCTGCAATTTTTCGCTTACGCGAACACATGACGCGCTTAATTTATTCTGCAAATTCGATTAAGCTTACGATTCCCTATTCGACAGAAGAACTCTCGCAAGCAGCTTGTGACTTGATCCGGAAAAACGAAGTTAAAGAAGCTTATATTCGGCCGATTGCCTATTACGGTTCAGGTAAGATGGGTTTAAATCCACGTGGAGCCACCCGAGATGTTTCGATGATCTGTTGGCCTTGGGGCGCTTATCTCCCGCACGATCAGGTTGATCTTAAAGTCAGTAAATATATTCGGATTGACCCCCGTAGTTCAATTGCTGATGCAAAAATTGCCGGTAACTACATCAACAGTATTCTCGCCTCTCAGGAAGTTGAAGGCACTAAATACCACGAAGCCCTATTTTTGGATTTTCAAGGTAATATTGCTGAAGGCCCAGGTGAAAATTTCTTTATCATCAAGAAAAATACTCTTTATACGCCAAGCCTAGGGACGATCCTCCCGGGAATAACACGAGACTCCGTAATTCAAATCGCAAAACACTTAGGTTATAGCATCGTAGAAAAGCAACTTAAACTGGATGAGGCTTTTGAAGCCGAAGAGGCTTTCTTTACGGGAACGGCAGCTGAAGTTGTGCCGATTCGCTCAATTGATGACCGCGCAATTGGCACTGGCACAGTTGGCCCCATCACCAAACAAATTAAAGACTATTACTTAAAAACTGTTCACGGCGATACGCCTGAGTTTCATCGTTTCCTAACGTGGGTATAA
- a CDS encoding TIGR01777 family oxidoreductase, producing MKILISGASGFIGQRLVKMLTESGHDVARLGRGTTRPIHTQDFVWNIETGTCSLKSLDGFDAVINLVGESVAARRWTSAQKKRLVDSRIQSTALLAKLFKASAIPPKIFLSASAVGVYGNRGDEKLTELSSPGIGFLAVLAQTWEQSATLHDSRIRQVLMRFGVVLDPAGGALSKMLLPFKLGLGGTLGSGRQYFSWISLADACRAIVFCLENQKISGPVNIVAPDAVTNKEFTATLGKELQRPTIFKLPSLVLKIVLGEMAEALLLSSQRVYPEKLIGAGFEFKHAKLVDCIKLKVEE from the coding sequence ATGAAAATTTTAATTAGCGGAGCATCGGGATTTATTGGCCAGAGGTTAGTTAAGATGCTTACTGAGTCAGGACACGATGTTGCGCGACTTGGGCGCGGGACTACCCGACCAATTCATACACAAGACTTTGTATGGAATATCGAGACTGGGACTTGTAGTTTAAAGTCGCTAGATGGATTTGACGCAGTGATTAATCTTGTCGGGGAAAGTGTTGCCGCCAGGCGTTGGACTAGCGCTCAGAAAAAGCGCTTGGTCGATAGTCGAATTCAATCAACAGCACTGTTAGCCAAGCTTTTCAAGGCAAGTGCTATTCCACCAAAAATATTTTTATCGGCTTCAGCAGTTGGAGTTTATGGCAATCGTGGTGATGAAAAATTGACTGAATTAAGCTCTCCCGGGATAGGTTTCCTTGCGGTCTTGGCTCAAACCTGGGAACAGTCGGCGACTTTGCATGACTCGAGAATACGACAAGTTCTTATGCGTTTTGGAGTAGTGCTTGATCCTGCTGGTGGTGCACTGAGTAAAATGCTTCTCCCATTTAAACTTGGGCTTGGTGGTACGCTTGGCTCGGGGCGGCAGTACTTCAGTTGGATTAGTTTAGCAGATGCTTGCCGGGCGATTGTTTTTTGTCTTGAAAACCAAAAAATTTCTGGACCAGTAAACATTGTTGCTCCAGATGCGGTGACTAATAAAGAGTTTACAGCAACGCTCGGGAAGGAGTTACAGCGCCCAACGATTTTCAAGCTACCAAGTTTAGTGCTTAAAATTGTGCTTGGTGAAATGGCAGAAGCATTACTGCTGAGCAGTCAGCGCGTTTATCCAGAAAAACTTATTGGCGCAGGATTTGAATTTAAGCACGCAAAGCTCGTAGACTGTATCAAGTTGAAAGTTGAGGAGTAA
- the nth gene encoding endonuclease III has protein sequence MNTKNGKKINSIYRALKKLHPDAKCELNYKNSLELLVATILSAQCTDVRVNLVTADLFKKFKKPEDYLKATPATLEKLIRSTGFYKNKAKSIRGAMTAIIKEHGNKVPDTMEELVKLPGVGRKTANVILGNAFSKPGLPVDTHVTRLCNRFGICQTEDAVKIEAILNKLLAPKDWCKFSHVLIFHGRRVCKARNPLCESCPITKECDYFKP, from the coding sequence ATGAATACAAAGAATGGTAAAAAAATTAATTCAATCTATCGCGCACTAAAAAAATTGCACCCCGATGCCAAGTGTGAATTAAATTATAAAAATTCTCTCGAATTACTCGTAGCGACAATCCTCTCGGCACAATGCACCGACGTCAGGGTCAATCTTGTGACAGCAGACTTATTCAAGAAATTTAAAAAACCTGAGGATTATCTCAAGGCTACTCCAGCTACATTAGAAAAGCTCATTCGCTCAACTGGATTTTACAAGAATAAGGCAAAAAGTATTCGCGGCGCTATGACTGCAATTATCAAGGAACATGGCAACAAAGTCCCCGATACGATGGAGGAGCTCGTCAAACTCCCTGGTGTTGGGCGAAAAACTGCAAATGTTATTTTAGGGAATGCTTTCAGCAAGCCTGGATTGCCTGTCGATACTCACGTGACACGCTTATGTAATCGCTTCGGTATCTGCCAGACGGAAGATGCTGTAAAAATTGAGGCAATCCTCAATAAGCTTTTAGCGCCTAAAGATTGGTGTAAGTTTTCTCACGTGCTTATTTTTCACGGACGGCGCGTTTGCAAGGCGCGAAATCCACTTTGCGAAAGCTGTCCAATAACCAAAGAATGTGATTATTTTAAGCCATGA